The following are encoded in a window of Chaetodon auriga isolate fChaAug3 chromosome 24, fChaAug3.hap1, whole genome shotgun sequence genomic DNA:
- the txk gene encoding tyrosine-protein kinase Tec isoform X2, giving the protein MTSKRRRTLTSHSNRNKGFIPSNYVTEKNRIEANPWYCKNITRTEAEQLLRQEDKEGGFVVRESSQKGVYTVSVYTKTLSANGDIRHYQIKISDTGQFFLAEKHTFKSIPDVIHYHEHNAAGLVTRLRYAVGPMGRCTPATSGFSSETWEINPSELTFMKELGSGQFGLVRLGKWRAQQRVAIKAIREGAMYEEDFIEEAKVMMRLCHPKLVQLYGVCLQQRPLLIVAEFMENGCLLNFLRQRGRGLKEAWLLSMCQDVCEGMEYLEAHSFIHRDLAARNCLVNEHNVVKVCDFGMTRYVLDNQYTSSSGAKFPVKWSPPEVLHYSKYSSKSDVWSFGVVMWEIYSDGRTPFENCTNLDVVNDITRGVRLYRPHRASQPLYTIMYRCWHERPDGRPSFSELLEEIRKLAENSD; this is encoded by the exons ATGACTTCAAAGCGAAGGAGGACACTGACCTCACACTCAAACAG GAATAAAGGCTTCATCCCCAGCAACTACgtgacagagaaaaacagaattgAGGCGAACCC GTGGTACTGCAAGAACATCACCAGGACAgaagctgagcagctgctgagacaGGAG GACAAAGAGGGCGGTTTCGTGGTGCGAGAGTCTAGTCAGAAGGGAGTCTACACCGTCTCCGTCTACACCAAAACTTTAAG TGCTAACGGGGACATCAGGCATTACCAGATCAAAATAAGTGACACCGGACAGTTTTTCTTGGCTGAGAAACACACGTTCAAGTCCATACCTGATGTCATACACTACCATGAACACAACGCAGCAG gtctggTGACCAGGTTGCGGTATGCAGTGGGGCCAATGGGAAGGTGTACACCTGCCACGTCAGGATTCAGCTCAG AGACGTGGGAGATCAACCCCAGCGAGCTGACCTTCATGAAGGAGCTGGGCAGCGGTCAGTTCGGTCTGGTGCGGCTCGGCAAGTGGAGGGCTCAGCAGAGAGTCGCCATCAAGGCCATCAGGGAGGGAGCCATGTACGAGGAGGACTTCATCGAGGAGGCCAAGGTCATGAT GAGGCTTTGCCACCCGAAACTGGTTCAGCTGTACGGCGTTTGCTTgcagcagcgccccctgctgatCGTGGCCGAGTTCATGGAGAACGGCTGCCTGCTGAACTTCCTGCGACAGAGGGGGCGGGGCCTGAAGGAGGCATGGCTTCTGTCCATGTGCCAGGACGTCTGTGAGGGGATGGAGTACCTGGAGGCACATAGTTTCATCCACAGAGACCTG gCGGCCAGGAACTGTCTGGTTAATGAGCACAACGTGGTGAAGGTCTGCGACTTTGGGATGACCAG GTATGTTCTAGACAACCAGTACACCAGTTCTAGTGGTGCTAAGTTCCCGGTGAAGTGGTCTCCTCCTGAAGTTCTCCACTACAGTAAATACAGCAGCAAGTCTGACGTCTGGTCGTTCG gtgtggtGATGTGGGAGATCTACTCGGACGGTCGCACTCCGTTTGAAAACTGCACCAACTTGGACGTGGTTAATGACATCACCAGAGGAGTCCGGCTGTACCGGCCGCACCGCGCCTCGCAGCCACTGTACACCATCATGTACCGCTGCTGGCACGAG AGGCCTGATGGACGGCCGTCTTTCTCAGAACTGCTGGAGGAAATCAGAAAACTGGCAGAAAATTCAGATTAA
- the tec gene encoding tyrosine-protein kinase Tec isoform X2, producing the protein MSAELLLEEMLIKRSQQKKRTSPLNYKERLFVLTKSRLTYYDGRAEKKCRRGSIELSRIRCAEIVKNGGGIIPCQNKYPFQVVYDTNTLYIFAPSHDSRSLWVQSLKEEIKDNPAVLAKFHPQFWQEGSWLCCRQAEKQAPGCLEYNLFGDISRKPLPPIPGEGRKNERRRPPPPIPPATDDDDDDGDEDDDDDDEEEEVVVALYDFPGAEPHDLSLVKGGEYVILEKCDLNWYKARNEYGEEGYIPSNYVTEKQSGNLVQFVWYSKQVNRNKAEELLRKEDKEGAFIVRDSSTAGTYTVSLYAKSAAGDGGAAIKHYHIKRTQSSPQQFYLAEKHLFDSIPELIEYHKHNAAGLVARLRYPVGKQDKSAPSTAGFSYEKWEINPSELTFMKELGSGQYGQVRLGKWRAQHKVAIKAIREGAMYEEDFIEEAKVMMKLSHPKLVQLYGVCSQQKPIYIVTEFMEHGCLLNFLRQRRGSFSLGSLLSICLDVGEGMEHLEANGFIHRDLAARNCLVNDSLVVKVSDFGMARYVLDDQYTSSSGAKFPVKWSPPEVFNFCKYSSKSDVWSYGVLMWEVFTEGRMPFEQNQNHEVVTLVTKGQRLYRPKMATPAIYDIMHLCWHERPEERPSFYQLCPMISNSLEGDTPPPN; encoded by the exons ATGAGTGCCGagctgctgttggaggagaTGCTCATCAAGCGTtcgcagcagaagaagagaacgTCGCCTCTGAACTACAAGGAGAGACTGTTCGTCCTCACGAAGAGCAGACTGACGTACTACGACGGACGAGCGGAG AAGAAGTGCAGGAGAGGCTCGATCGAGCTGAGCCGCATCAGGTGTGCAGAGATCGTCAAGAACGGAGGAGGAATCATCCCCTGCCAGAACAAATACCCCTTTCAG gTGGTGTACGACACCAACACCCTCTACATATTCGCCCCGAGTCACGACAGCAGAAGTCTCTGGGTCCAGAGCCTCAAAGAGG AGATCAAAGACAACCCGGCCGTCCTGGCCAAGTTCCACCCTCAGTTCTGGCAGGAAGGATCGTGGCTCTGCTGTCGCCAGGCGGAAAAACAGGCTCCAGGCTGCTTGGAGTACAACCTCTTTGGAGACA TTTCCAGAAAACCTTTGCCTCCGATTCCTGGAGAGGGACGTAAGAACGAGagg CGGCGGCCTCCTCCTCCGATTCCTCCGGCCactgacgatgatgacgatgatggagatgaagatgacgatgatgacgatgaagaggaggaggtggtggtggcgCTGTACGACTTCCCGGGCGCCGAGCCGCACGACCTGAGTCTAGTCAAAGGAGGCGAGTACGTCATCCTGGAGAAGTGTGACTTGAACTGGTACAAGGCGCGAAACGAGTACGG CGAGGAAGGCTACATCCCAAGTAACTACGTGACAGAGAAGCAATCCGGAAACCTGGTGCAGTTTGT TTGGTACAGTAAACAGGTCAACAGGAACAAGGCCGAGGAGCTGCTGAGGAAGGAG GACAAAGAAGGAGCCTTCATCGTCAGAGACTCCAGCACTGCAGGGACATACACGGTGTCTCTGTACGCCAAGTCTGCTGCAGG gGACGGAGGCGCAGCTATAAAACATTACCACATCAAGCGGACACAAAGCTCGCCTCAGCAGTTTTACCTGGCTGAGAAACACTTGTTCGACTCCATCCCTGAACTGATCGAGTACCACAAACACAACGCAGCAG gtctgGTTGCCAGGTTGAGGTACCCTGTAGGGAAACAGGACAAGTCTGCTCCGTCCACCGCCGGCTTCAGCTACG AGAAGTGGGAGATCAACCCCAGCGAGTTGACCTTCATGAAGGAGCTGGGCAGCGGTCAGTACGGTCAGGTGAGGCTCGGCAAGTGGAGGGCTCAGCACAAAGTGGCCATCAAGGCCATCAGAGAGGGAGCCATGTACGAAGAGGACTTCATCGAGGAGGCCAAGGTCATGAT GAAACTGTCCCACCCTAAGCTTGTGCAGCTGTACGGAGTCTGCAGCCAGCAGAAGCCCATTTACATCGTCACAGAGTTCATGGAGCACGGCTGCCTGCTGAACTTCCTCAGGCAGCGGCGGGGCAGCTTCAGCCTGGGGTCCTTGCTGAGTATCTGCCTGGACGTCGGCGAGGGCATGGAGCACCTGGAGGCCAACGGCTTCATCCACAGAGATCTG GCTGCCAGAAACTGTCTGGTCAATGACTCTCTGGTGGTCAAGGTGTCTGACTTCGGCATGGCCAG GTACGTGTTGGACGACCAGTACACCAGCTCATCAGGCGCGAAGTTTCCCGTGAAGTGGTCGCCCCCAGAAGTCTTTAACTTCTGCAAATACAGCAGCAAGTCAGACGTGTGGTCCTACG GTGTGTTGATGTGGGAGGTTTTCACTGAGGGCCGGATGCCGTTTGAACAGAACCAGAACCACGAGGTTGTTACCTTGGTAACCAAGGGTCAACGCCTCTACAGGCCCAAAATGGCCACGCCTGCCATCTATGACATCATGCATCTCTGTTGGCACGAG AGACCAGAGGAGCGTCCGTCGTTCTATCAGCTCTGCCCGATGATTTCCAACAGTCTGGAGGGTGACACCCCTCCCCCAAACTGA
- the txk gene encoding tyrosine-protein kinase TXK isoform X1: protein MIHSNHSIHSVFCCCCAVQTREFSTRMELEGSTSLCFQSRRYPGQARRVERSRRKLPLPPPEHEDGDGEGLLSVVAMYDFKAKEDTDLTLKQGEEYVILHKQDQLWWRAQDKHGNKGFIPSNYVTEKNRIEANPWYCKNITRTEAEQLLRQEDKEGGFVVRESSQKGVYTVSVYTKTLSANGDIRHYQIKISDTGQFFLAEKHTFKSIPDVIHYHEHNAAGLVTRLRYAVGPMGRCTPATSGFSSETWEINPSELTFMKELGSGQFGLVRLGKWRAQQRVAIKAIREGAMYEEDFIEEAKVMMRLCHPKLVQLYGVCLQQRPLLIVAEFMENGCLLNFLRQRGRGLKEAWLLSMCQDVCEGMEYLEAHSFIHRDLAARNCLVNEHNVVKVCDFGMTRYVLDNQYTSSSGAKFPVKWSPPEVLHYSKYSSKSDVWSFGVVMWEIYSDGRTPFENCTNLDVVNDITRGVRLYRPHRASQPLYTIMYRCWHERPDGRPSFSELLEEIRKLAENSD, encoded by the exons ATGATTCACTCAA ATCACTCCATCCACTCggtgttctgctgctgctgcgccgTGCAGACCAG GGAGTTCAGCACCCGCATGGAGCTGGAGGGAAGCACCTCGCTGTGTTTCCAGAGCCGGCGATACCCAGGCCAAGCCCGCCgg gtcgAGAGGTCGAGGAGGAagctccccctcccccctcctgagcatgaggatggtgatggtgagGGGTTGCTAAGTGTTGTCGCCATGTATGACTTCAAAGCGAAGGAGGACACTGACCTCACACTCAAACAG GGGGAAGAGTACGTCATCCTCCACAAACAGGACCAGCTGTGGTGGCGAGCGCAGGACAAACACGG GAATAAAGGCTTCATCCCCAGCAACTACgtgacagagaaaaacagaattgAGGCGAACCC GTGGTACTGCAAGAACATCACCAGGACAgaagctgagcagctgctgagacaGGAG GACAAAGAGGGCGGTTTCGTGGTGCGAGAGTCTAGTCAGAAGGGAGTCTACACCGTCTCCGTCTACACCAAAACTTTAAG TGCTAACGGGGACATCAGGCATTACCAGATCAAAATAAGTGACACCGGACAGTTTTTCTTGGCTGAGAAACACACGTTCAAGTCCATACCTGATGTCATACACTACCATGAACACAACGCAGCAG gtctggTGACCAGGTTGCGGTATGCAGTGGGGCCAATGGGAAGGTGTACACCTGCCACGTCAGGATTCAGCTCAG AGACGTGGGAGATCAACCCCAGCGAGCTGACCTTCATGAAGGAGCTGGGCAGCGGTCAGTTCGGTCTGGTGCGGCTCGGCAAGTGGAGGGCTCAGCAGAGAGTCGCCATCAAGGCCATCAGGGAGGGAGCCATGTACGAGGAGGACTTCATCGAGGAGGCCAAGGTCATGAT GAGGCTTTGCCACCCGAAACTGGTTCAGCTGTACGGCGTTTGCTTgcagcagcgccccctgctgatCGTGGCCGAGTTCATGGAGAACGGCTGCCTGCTGAACTTCCTGCGACAGAGGGGGCGGGGCCTGAAGGAGGCATGGCTTCTGTCCATGTGCCAGGACGTCTGTGAGGGGATGGAGTACCTGGAGGCACATAGTTTCATCCACAGAGACCTG gCGGCCAGGAACTGTCTGGTTAATGAGCACAACGTGGTGAAGGTCTGCGACTTTGGGATGACCAG GTATGTTCTAGACAACCAGTACACCAGTTCTAGTGGTGCTAAGTTCCCGGTGAAGTGGTCTCCTCCTGAAGTTCTCCACTACAGTAAATACAGCAGCAAGTCTGACGTCTGGTCGTTCG gtgtggtGATGTGGGAGATCTACTCGGACGGTCGCACTCCGTTTGAAAACTGCACCAACTTGGACGTGGTTAATGACATCACCAGAGGAGTCCGGCTGTACCGGCCGCACCGCGCCTCGCAGCCACTGTACACCATCATGTACCGCTGCTGGCACGAG AGGCCTGATGGACGGCCGTCTTTCTCAGAACTGCTGGAGGAAATCAGAAAACTGGCAGAAAATTCAGATTAA
- the tec gene encoding tyrosine-protein kinase Tec isoform X1, whose amino-acid sequence MSAELLLEEMLIKRSQQKKRTSPLNYKERLFVLTKSRLTYYDGRAEKKCRRGSIELSRIRCAEIVKNGGGIIPCQNKYPFQVVYDTNTLYIFAPSHDSRSLWVQSLKEEIKDNPAVLAKFHPQFWQEGSWLCCRQAEKQAPGCLEYNLFGDISRKPLPPIPGEGRKNERQRRPPPPIPPATDDDDDDGDEDDDDDDEEEEVVVALYDFPGAEPHDLSLVKGGEYVILEKCDLNWYKARNEYGEEGYIPSNYVTEKQSGNLVQFVWYSKQVNRNKAEELLRKEDKEGAFIVRDSSTAGTYTVSLYAKSAAGDGGAAIKHYHIKRTQSSPQQFYLAEKHLFDSIPELIEYHKHNAAGLVARLRYPVGKQDKSAPSTAGFSYEKWEINPSELTFMKELGSGQYGQVRLGKWRAQHKVAIKAIREGAMYEEDFIEEAKVMMKLSHPKLVQLYGVCSQQKPIYIVTEFMEHGCLLNFLRQRRGSFSLGSLLSICLDVGEGMEHLEANGFIHRDLAARNCLVNDSLVVKVSDFGMARYVLDDQYTSSSGAKFPVKWSPPEVFNFCKYSSKSDVWSYGVLMWEVFTEGRMPFEQNQNHEVVTLVTKGQRLYRPKMATPAIYDIMHLCWHERPEERPSFYQLCPMISNSLEGDTPPPN is encoded by the exons ATGAGTGCCGagctgctgttggaggagaTGCTCATCAAGCGTtcgcagcagaagaagagaacgTCGCCTCTGAACTACAAGGAGAGACTGTTCGTCCTCACGAAGAGCAGACTGACGTACTACGACGGACGAGCGGAG AAGAAGTGCAGGAGAGGCTCGATCGAGCTGAGCCGCATCAGGTGTGCAGAGATCGTCAAGAACGGAGGAGGAATCATCCCCTGCCAGAACAAATACCCCTTTCAG gTGGTGTACGACACCAACACCCTCTACATATTCGCCCCGAGTCACGACAGCAGAAGTCTCTGGGTCCAGAGCCTCAAAGAGG AGATCAAAGACAACCCGGCCGTCCTGGCCAAGTTCCACCCTCAGTTCTGGCAGGAAGGATCGTGGCTCTGCTGTCGCCAGGCGGAAAAACAGGCTCCAGGCTGCTTGGAGTACAACCTCTTTGGAGACA TTTCCAGAAAACCTTTGCCTCCGATTCCTGGAGAGGGACGTAAGAACGAGagg CAGCGGCGGCCTCCTCCTCCGATTCCTCCGGCCactgacgatgatgacgatgatggagatgaagatgacgatgatgacgatgaagaggaggaggtggtggtggcgCTGTACGACTTCCCGGGCGCCGAGCCGCACGACCTGAGTCTAGTCAAAGGAGGCGAGTACGTCATCCTGGAGAAGTGTGACTTGAACTGGTACAAGGCGCGAAACGAGTACGG CGAGGAAGGCTACATCCCAAGTAACTACGTGACAGAGAAGCAATCCGGAAACCTGGTGCAGTTTGT TTGGTACAGTAAACAGGTCAACAGGAACAAGGCCGAGGAGCTGCTGAGGAAGGAG GACAAAGAAGGAGCCTTCATCGTCAGAGACTCCAGCACTGCAGGGACATACACGGTGTCTCTGTACGCCAAGTCTGCTGCAGG gGACGGAGGCGCAGCTATAAAACATTACCACATCAAGCGGACACAAAGCTCGCCTCAGCAGTTTTACCTGGCTGAGAAACACTTGTTCGACTCCATCCCTGAACTGATCGAGTACCACAAACACAACGCAGCAG gtctgGTTGCCAGGTTGAGGTACCCTGTAGGGAAACAGGACAAGTCTGCTCCGTCCACCGCCGGCTTCAGCTACG AGAAGTGGGAGATCAACCCCAGCGAGTTGACCTTCATGAAGGAGCTGGGCAGCGGTCAGTACGGTCAGGTGAGGCTCGGCAAGTGGAGGGCTCAGCACAAAGTGGCCATCAAGGCCATCAGAGAGGGAGCCATGTACGAAGAGGACTTCATCGAGGAGGCCAAGGTCATGAT GAAACTGTCCCACCCTAAGCTTGTGCAGCTGTACGGAGTCTGCAGCCAGCAGAAGCCCATTTACATCGTCACAGAGTTCATGGAGCACGGCTGCCTGCTGAACTTCCTCAGGCAGCGGCGGGGCAGCTTCAGCCTGGGGTCCTTGCTGAGTATCTGCCTGGACGTCGGCGAGGGCATGGAGCACCTGGAGGCCAACGGCTTCATCCACAGAGATCTG GCTGCCAGAAACTGTCTGGTCAATGACTCTCTGGTGGTCAAGGTGTCTGACTTCGGCATGGCCAG GTACGTGTTGGACGACCAGTACACCAGCTCATCAGGCGCGAAGTTTCCCGTGAAGTGGTCGCCCCCAGAAGTCTTTAACTTCTGCAAATACAGCAGCAAGTCAGACGTGTGGTCCTACG GTGTGTTGATGTGGGAGGTTTTCACTGAGGGCCGGATGCCGTTTGAACAGAACCAGAACCACGAGGTTGTTACCTTGGTAACCAAGGGTCAACGCCTCTACAGGCCCAAAATGGCCACGCCTGCCATCTATGACATCATGCATCTCTGTTGGCACGAG AGACCAGAGGAGCGTCCGTCGTTCTATCAGCTCTGCCCGATGATTTCCAACAGTCTGGAGGGTGACACCCCTCCCCCAAACTGA
- the LOC143317435 gene encoding uncharacterized protein LOC143317435, which produces MPCSSSALPLFIILILRVQSISLNHARSFSLLPFDLPEIDGSAVDICRIFSDSKPNTATTTAATTLTTTTLTTRKVVATTKKPAIQSPPRKPNTKHTDSPIRPLPAPAGSVTDSHSNPINSLLYLLLASSKQHAAGSLPGFNSLISQPIRGLPHRGYSTSSESDEFAAALLKRIGRREEKRWKMSSSEDSSDES; this is translated from the exons ATgccctgcagctcctcagctctgcctctctttATTATCCTCATCCTCAGAGTTCAGAGCATCAGCTTGAATCACG CTCGGTCCTTCTCTTTGCTGCCTTTTGATCTCCCAGAGATCGATGGCTCTGCTGTGGACATCTGCAGGATTTTCTCTGATTCTAAACCCAACACCGCCACAACCACAGCTGCAACAACTCTAACCACAACTACACTCACCACCAGGAAG GTGGTGGCCACAACCAAAAAGCCAGCCATCCAATCACCACCAAGGaaaccaaacaccaaacacaccgACTCACCAATCAGGCCACTGCCAGCTCCAGCAGGATCAGTCACTGACAGCCACTCCAACCCTATCAACAgcctcctctacctcctcctggCCAGTAGCAAACAACATGCAGCTGGTTCCCTCCCAGGGTTCAACAGTTTAATCTCTCAGCCAATAAGAGGGCTTCCTCACAGAGGTTACAGTACGTCGTCAGAAAGTGATGAATTCGCTGCAGCCTTGCTGAAGAGAATCGGcagaagggaggagaaaagatggaaaatgagTTCATCAGAGGACTCGAGTGATGAGTcttga
- the LOC143317034 gene encoding uncharacterized protein LOC143317034, with the protein MERYESLGLVGEGSYGTVLKCRHRDSGRLVAIKKFMDSDDDKTVKKIAQREIKLLRQLRHDNLVNLLEVWKRRRRWYLVFEFVERTLLDDLEQNPNGLDLNTSRQYLYQILRAAAFCHEQHVVHRDIKPENILISQGGVIKLCDFGFARTVASPADGGVYTDYVATRWYRAPELLVGDTKYGKPVDVWAVGCLLIEMLTGQPLFPGDSDLDQIYHIIRCFGNLTAHHQELFYRNPGFSGVRLPECSGRVPLEQRFPTITTAALDLAQSCLQMEPERRAQCSELLEHPLFTQDSFHIRVLDELNAKIQKDHRENSTLPKIAKTPRREKDEGDDKNRRGKDKKQSEDMDEKVNKEKEKRESREEKRWKTKGKQPSKPPKTIWSTSEPLMSTKQSKTSGGKIINNAAKMTVAMRSKPGKATGAVLRQEPEISKPTNTFTSDSLEASKAATDLKDDTTMAAKHWKVASPEPRESHSKNTDTKDKNSTDLGSSHSDNTVSNPSQGIGKSWNNSNTKVPKLTKNSTTGHPYDSSSPKASLKSTMDPTDINLTQKMGQISATEYPEGAATAVASKISNSVQVDISLTLKESKPPSSDYIEVNSPTIPSVTKPCKTTTTSEQQTNHSHMDKEQRLTSECPKVLPSNSPNKPSKTTSNFVPTLTKDNTSLCTSPSKTLTSDLSIQSSTGFIEASPAHSTPTLAKGTLQTGSSSDIKPTNDTTCIPNKPSRGLSTDRELTELCITTKNQQDSCTTSYKDIREDCGFLKMSQTPKMTANHIEIPNDLGDYKENPESSELCSIHQQSTLKSKTTTESRTTSTSMPIEIPKTNMSIGTTILKTLKVSNKENREDSVLSMSISATTKSLVNQTSKFSISSNIEQKTNSSEAEPNVKSLKPPHCKSSVGEPKKKLGSFSNYPKYTTTMTLKTRFSIEARKKRENPERNTTTNISTIADSTSVASTAAQDHKAATRSSIFHNVDAADVNELDFSVSHSSPPPPPPPPSSTPLLLPPSSTPLIPSFSVVSTNSPTASDHLPSGTGFHPETHSLWCVDKSRHHGGIYSRLAQQARSNHNPGSLTAQVSEKSLSCERSFLSDRCNHSNSDAITVTRKKSDIHFPDLRSSVLPELRGREGKHNKGFSKDQRKDKQLASTIPPSEPQQPRYSTDSHSP; encoded by the exons ATGGAGCGTTACGAGTCTCTGGGTCTGGTCGGCGAGGGAAGCTACGGCACCGTGCTGAAGTGCCGTCACAGAGACTCCGGCCGCCTCGTCGCCATCAAGAAGTTCATGGACTCGGACGATGACAAGACGGTGAAGAAGATCGCTCAGAGGGAGATCAAGCTGCTGAGG CAACTGCGTCACGACAACCTGGTGAACCTTCTAGAAGTGTGGAAGCGCCGCCGCCGCTGGTATCTGGTGTTCGAGTTCGTGGAGCGAACGCTTCTGGACGATTTGGAGCAAAACCCGAACGGGCTGGACCTGAACACCAGCCGGCAGTACCTGTACCAGATCCTGAGGGCTGCAGCCTTCTGCCACGAGCAACAT GTCGTACACCGTGACATCAAACCCGAGAACATACTCATCTCCCAGGGCGGCGTGATCAAGCTGTGCGACTTTGGTTTTGCCCGAACTGTGGCGTCGCCTGCTGATGGGGGCGTCTATACCGACTATGTGGCCACTCGCTGGTACAGAGCGCCTGAACTGCTGGTGGGAGACACCAAGTATGGCAA accaGTAGATGTGTGGGCTGTTGGTTGTCTGTTAATAGAGATGTTAACAGGTCAGCCTCTGTTTCCCGGAGACTCCGACCTCGACCAAATTTACCACATCATCAGGTGCTTCG GTAACCTAACAGCTCATCATCAGGAGTTGTTCTACAGGAATCCGGGTTTTTCTGGAGTCAGACTGCCTGAATGTTCTGGCAGAGTCCCGTTAGAGCAGCGCTTCCCTACAATCACAACCGCCGCCCTGGACTTGGCACAG AGTTGTCTCCAGATGGAGCCAGAAAGACGAGCTCAGTGTTCAGAACTGTTAGAGCATCCTCTGTTCACACAAGATTCTTTCCATATCAG GGTTTTGGATGAGCTGAATGCTAAGATCCAGAAAGACCACAGAGAAAACTCTACCCTTCCCAAAATAGCCAAAACCCCAAGACGAGAAAAGGATGAAGGCGATGACAAGAACCGGAGAGGCAAAGACAAGAAACAGTCTGAAGATATGGATGAGAAAGTCaacaaggaaaaggaaaagagagagagcagagaagaaaagaggtggaaaacaaaaggcaagcAACCATCAAAGCCTCCTAAAACCATTTGGAGTACCTCAGAACCTTTGATGTCCaccaaacagtccaaaacatcAGGCGGCAAGATAATCAATAATGCAGCCAAAATGACTGTGGCCATGAGAAGTAAACCAGGAAAAGCTACAGGTGCAGTGCTGAGACAGGAACCTGAGATTTCTAAACCAACTAACACCTTTACTTCTGATTCATTGGAGGCTTCAAAGGCTGCGACAGATCTGAAGGACGATACCACAATGGCAGCTAAACACTGGAAAGTTGCTTCTCCAGAGCCAAGAGAGAGTCATTcaaaaaatacagacacaaaagacaaaaactctACTGACCTGGGTTCTAGTCACTCAGACAACACTGTGTCAA ACCCAAGTCAAGGCATTGGGAAAAGCTGGAACAACTCAAACACAAAGGTTCCCAAATTGACTAAAAACTCAACCACTGGCCATCCATATGACAGTTCATCTCCAAAAGCTTCCTTGAAATCAACCATGGATCCTACAGACATTAACTTGACACAGAAAATGGGTCAAATTTCTGCAACAGAATACCCTGAAGGGGCTGCAACAGCTGTAGCTTCTAAGATATCAAATAGTGTCCAAGTAGACATAAGCTTGACACTGAAGGAGTCTAAACCACCCAGCAGTGACTACATTGAGGTTAACTCCCCAACCATCCCTTCTGTCACCAAGCCATGCAAGACAACTACTACTTCAGAGCAACAGACCAATCATTCACACATGGACAAAGAGCAAAGACTGACCTCTGAATGTCCAAAAGTCTTACCCTCAAACTCACCAAACAAGCCATCTAAGACTACCTCAAACTTTGTCCCAACATTGACCAAAGACAACACATCTTTGTGCACCAGCCCATCAAAGACTCTTACCTCAGATCTTTCAATACAGTCCTCCACAGGTTTCATAGAGGCCAGTCCTGCCCATAGCACTCCAACACTCGCTAAAGGAACCCTCCAAACTGGCTCATCTTCAGATATTAAACCCACAAATGACACCACATGTATACCCAACAAACCTTCCAGGGGCCTTTCAACGGATAGGGAACTTACAGAACTATGTATCACAACCAAAAATCAGCAGGATAGTTGTACTACTTCATACAAGGACATCAGGGAGGACTGTGGATTCTTGAAGATGAGCCAGACCCCCAAAATGACTGCAAACCACATTGAGATACCCAATGACTTAGGTGATTATAAAGAGAATCCTGAATCTTCTGAGCTCTGCAGTATCCATCAGCAGAGCACTTTGAAGTCCAAGACCACCACAGAATCCAGAACAACTTCAACTTCCATGCCAATTGAAATCCCTAAAACCAACATGTCAATTGGGACCACTATcctgaaaacattaaaagtcTCCAATAAAGAGAACAGAGAAGATTCAGTGCTTTCTATGTCAATCAGTGCAACAACCAAATCCTTAGTAAATCAAACCTCAAAGTTTTCTATTAGCTCAAATATTGAACAAAAGACCAACAGCAGTGAAGCTGAACCTAACGTGAAATCCTTGAAACCCCCTCACTGCAAATCTTCTGTCggagaaccaaaaaaaaagctcGGGTCTTTTAGCAACTACCCAAAGTACACCACAACAATGACTCTGAAAACTAGATTTTCTATAGAGgcgaggaagaaaagagaaaacccAGAAAGAAATACTACAACAAATATATCCACTATTGCTGATTCAACCTCAGTCGCCTCTACAGCTGCTCAGGACCACAAAGCTGCGACAAGAAGCTCCATATTTCATAACGTGGATGCTGCAGATGTTAATGAGTTGGATTTCAGTGTATCCcattcctctccacctcctcctcctcctcctccctcctccactcctctactcctccctccatcttccacACCCCTTATTCCCTCCTTCTCGGTTGTCAGTACCAACAGCCCAACTGCCAGTGATCACCTTCCTTCGGGGACAGGTTTCCATCCTGAAACCCACAGCCTTTG gtgtgtAGACAAGTCAAGGCATCACGGCGGCATTTACAGTCGACTGGCCCAACAAGCTCGGTCCAACCACAATCCAGGATCCCTCACAGCACAG GTGTCAGAGAAGAGTCTGAGCTGCGAGCGCTCCTTCCTGTCCGACCGCTGTAACCACAGTAACAGCGATGCTATTACGGTGACCAGAAAGAAGTCAGACATCCATTTCCCAGATCTACGAAGTTCAGTGTTGcctgagctcagaggaagagaag GTAaacacaacaaaggcttttccaAGGAccagaggaaagacaaacagctggCGTCCACCATCCCTCCATCAGAGCCACAGCAGCCCAGATACAGTACGGACTCACACTCACCATAA